Proteins from a single region of Thunnus albacares chromosome 14, fThuAlb1.1, whole genome shotgun sequence:
- the sfr1 gene encoding swi5-dependent recombination DNA repair protein 1 homolog has product MEITPKTEKLMSVYSSPCNSVESSPCESTEKRHPKLSASLRERLKRSRRSFTSPFSVAKRLCVDEEEEEEGKEEDGQQVSADSRETVNNPPPITQKVAVSRNEARSGSERLSGPIPEPTHPPSKDFVQQLSREVKDKKETLRRLKMVKMYRSKNDLTQLQTLIDKWRSCAQAALYELQSDVPVDGRKASLSELIDLFGLDDSILHFDRTEDDFTT; this is encoded by the exons ATGGAGATCACGCCGAAGACAGAGAAGTTAATGTCGGTTTATTCTTCACCTTGTAATTCAGTGGAGTCTAGTCCCTGTGAATCCACAGAGAAG CGTCATCCAAAGCTGAGTGCCTCCCTGAGGGAGAGGCTGAAGAGATCAAGACGCTCCTTCACCTCGCCCTTCTCAGTGGCCAAACGCCTTTGtgttgatgaggaggaggaggaggaggggaaggaggaggatggtCAACAAGTTTCAGCAGATTCCCGGGAGACGGTTAATAACCCTCCACCGATCACCCAGAAGGTTGCTGTAAGCAGGAATGAAGCAAGATCAGGGAGCGAAAGGTTGTCTGGACCGATTCCTGAACCAACACATCCTCCATCAAAAGACTTTGTACAACAACTCAGCAGAGAAGTTAAAGACAAGAAAGAGACTCTGCGCAGACTCAAGATGGTTAAAATGTACAGAAGCAAG AATGATTTAACACAGCTCCAAACCTTGATTGACAAGTGGCGGAGTTGTGCTCAGGCTGCACTGTACGAGCTCCAGTCAGATGTCCCCGTAGACGGACGAAAGGCCAGCCTGTCAGAGCTTATTGACCTCTTTGGTTTGGATGACAGTATTCTGCACTTTGACCGCACAGAGGATGACTTCACTACCTAA